The proteins below are encoded in one region of Caballeronia sp. SL2Y3:
- a CDS encoding DUF3309 family protein, with translation MTIGTILLIILILLLIGAIPSWPHSRSWGYGPSGILGVVLIVVIVLLLMGRL, from the coding sequence ATGACGATCGGAACCATCCTGCTCATCATCCTGATTTTGCTGTTGATCGGCGCCATTCCGTCCTGGCCGCACAGCCGAAGCTGGGGCTACGGACCCAGCGGAATTCTCGGCGTCGTGTTGATCGTCGTGATCGTTCTGTTGTTGATGGGCCGCCTATGA
- a CDS encoding inorganic phosphate transporter, whose amino-acid sequence MNQVVFPQTQGRTPGQRFAFLLFLLAIGAGVVYCILHLFEDLAPVRESSVFPYLLLGVALVIALGFEFVNGFHDTANAVATVIYTHSLTPNLAVVWSGAWNFIGVLISSGAVAFGILQLLPVELIIGVGSSQGFAMVFALLIAAIIWNLGTWALGLPSSSSHTLIGSVIGVGLMNQMLHGSNGTSGVDWSQAVSVGKSLLFSPLVGFVLAGFLLYVLKLVVRVPELYQEPKKNTPPPFWIRCLLILTCTGVSFAHGSNDGQKGMGLIMLILIGTVPTAYALNKAVTPAETQTFLAVSHSATETLQRYSGGASAAPDARAQVEKFVQTKKLAPDTIASLKALIGSIESQIRPSETIASVPQGNVRNVRNEMYIASEALRVMEKQKSPAFAPADVAVLDNYKHQLDHATKFIPTWVKVAVAVALGLGTMVGWKRIVVTVGERIGKTHLTYGQGASAELVAMLTIGAADVYGLPVSTTHVLSSGVAGTMAANGSGLQWRTVRSLALAWLLTLPVSIALAGALFWAFRGLF is encoded by the coding sequence ATGAACCAGGTTGTCTTTCCCCAAACGCAAGGCCGCACGCCAGGGCAACGCTTCGCGTTCCTGCTGTTTCTGCTCGCCATCGGAGCGGGCGTCGTGTATTGCATCCTGCACCTGTTCGAAGATCTCGCGCCGGTGCGCGAGTCGTCGGTGTTTCCCTACCTTCTGCTCGGCGTCGCGCTCGTGATCGCGCTCGGCTTCGAGTTCGTGAACGGCTTCCACGATACGGCCAACGCCGTCGCGACCGTCATCTACACGCACTCGCTGACGCCCAACCTGGCCGTCGTGTGGTCCGGCGCGTGGAACTTCATCGGCGTGCTGATTTCGAGCGGCGCAGTCGCGTTCGGCATCCTTCAGTTGCTGCCGGTCGAACTGATCATCGGCGTCGGCAGTTCGCAGGGCTTCGCGATGGTCTTCGCGCTGCTGATCGCGGCGATCATCTGGAATCTCGGCACGTGGGCGCTCGGCCTGCCGTCGTCGAGTTCGCATACGCTGATCGGCTCGGTCATCGGCGTCGGCCTCATGAATCAGATGCTGCACGGAAGCAACGGCACGTCGGGCGTCGACTGGAGCCAGGCAGTGTCGGTCGGTAAGTCGCTGCTGTTTTCGCCGCTCGTCGGTTTCGTGCTCGCAGGCTTTCTGCTTTACGTGCTGAAGCTCGTCGTGCGCGTGCCGGAGCTTTACCAGGAGCCGAAAAAGAACACGCCGCCGCCTTTCTGGATTCGCTGCCTGCTGATCCTGACGTGTACCGGCGTGTCGTTCGCGCACGGCTCCAACGACGGCCAGAAAGGCATGGGCCTCATCATGCTGATCCTGATCGGCACGGTGCCGACGGCCTACGCGCTCAACAAGGCAGTCACCCCTGCCGAGACGCAGACGTTCCTTGCGGTGAGCCACAGCGCGACGGAAACGCTCCAGCGATACAGCGGCGGCGCGTCCGCGGCGCCGGACGCGCGCGCGCAGGTCGAGAAGTTCGTGCAAACGAAGAAGCTCGCGCCCGACACCATCGCCTCGCTGAAGGCGCTGATCGGCTCGATCGAATCGCAGATCCGCCCGAGCGAGACGATCGCCTCCGTGCCGCAAGGCAACGTCCGCAACGTGCGAAACGAGATGTACATCGCGTCCGAAGCCCTGCGCGTGATGGAGAAGCAGAAGTCGCCCGCGTTCGCGCCTGCCGACGTCGCCGTGCTCGACAACTACAAGCATCAGCTCGATCACGCGACGAAGTTCATTCCGACGTGGGTGAAAGTGGCGGTCGCCGTGGCGCTCGGGCTCGGGACGATGGTCGGCTGGAAGCGCATCGTCGTGACGGTGGGCGAACGCATCGGCAAGACACATCTGACTTATGGGCAAGGCGCGTCGGCGGAACTCGTCGCGATGCTGACCATCGGCGCCGCCGACGTCTACGGCCTGCCCGTCAGCACGACGCATGTGCTGTCCTCCGGCGTTGCGGGCACGATGGCCGCCAACGGCTCCGGTCTGCAATGGCGAACCGTCCGCAGCCTGGCGCTCGCGTGGCTGCTCACGCTGCCGGTTTCGATCGCGCTAGCCGGCGCGCTCTTCTGGGCGTTCCGAGGGCTGTTCTGA